The segment agtgtttactATAGACAGAGATAAACACATATAggtaaaagtttaattttcaaaaaaacattcaacatttctaaaatctaaccctaaaaatatatacaatactacaacatatatTGTCAAACCCTAAAATCAAAGATTATcatgattaattattttcactcatctatgttgaaaacaattcacttttattgtatcttaatttatatcacttataacatatgttagttacatgatttcaattattcatttatcaaaatattttttacaaaatttataaattacttttaagatcaactataccagacgactttcaagtaagtcgtctagactTACTAGAAAGTCGTCTAACCAGAAGATTTACTGGAGTCATAAACGTAAAAACAAAttcagtttttttgtttgttcacaaagAAATgattgtaatttcaatagcattttggattatttttgcatttgattcaagtttggaTATACTTTTACATTTAAATTCAAATTGTGAGTCATATTTGGGAATCTTCccaattaataaatgaattcCTTCATTTCAGGTTGGGAACGTACGAATTGTGTGAACTAAGTCACACGTCTGAGCTTTTACATTTTTGTCGGCCCTCTAATCGCCGTAAATAAGTCTCAACCTTCAACTCTTCTATCTTCTCCTTACAAAGTGTATACATTGTTTTCCTTAAACTGAACTTTTCAAACAATTTTAGCAAAAAGGCACTCTAGAacaataaactatatatataaactgcATATATCTGTTCAAATATCCAAATCCTTCTGAGTCTCTTAGATAAACATCGATCCCAACGAATCATCTACTATAATAACCCACTTTGAGAAATATAATCCAAAATGATGTACTCTTCATCGTCTGTACTAAAACGCCTCATTTTGATCAATTTCTTGGCCATACAACTACTCCTTATAAGCGGTGAATTGCCCTTAAACACGACCAATGCGTATCTCAACCACAAATGCTTGGTTAGTCAAGGAAAATACAAGCCGGGAAGTGAATACGAGAGAGATGTAAATACTATGATCAAAATGTTCTACAGTGGCAGTTACAAAGGTTTCTACCTGTTAGGTTTTGGTGCTTTCTCCACTATCCTCCAGTGCCGCGCCGATTCCTACGGGACCAAGTGCCACGACTGCTTTGCCACCGCCCTCGCTGTGGTAATGTCTTATTgattagttataattttttttttaaaatgtacatAAAGAGAAAAATAACAATTGATTATATCTTGATTGGTCTCTTGCAATCTCTTTATTGATTGTGGCGTCGATATTTAAAATGCATATTACAGCTTCGTAGGAAATGTCCGTGGTACAAGGGCATGATAATTTGGTTTGACCAATGTCTTCTCGCCTTTAGTTCTATAGATTCTCTTGGGAAGATCGATTACGACAATAACTTTTGTATGTCCAACGCGAAGAAGTTGGGAGGAGATAAGCTTGCTTTTTCTAGGACTTTGAATACTCTCATGGACAATCTGACGACTTTAGCCACCACCACTAAAAGTAAAGATAATTACACTATGTTCTCTGCGGGGGAGACGTGGTACAAGGGTGATAGGATGTATGGAATGGTACAGTGTACATATGACCTAACACCAAGAGCTTGTAAGGAGTGTTTGGTCATTAATGGCTTGCGTTTTAAAGATTGTTTGAGTGATAAACGAGGAGCAAGATTTGTGGGTGGGACCTGTACTTTTAGGTTTGAGTTTTACCCTTTTATTTCTGAGCCGGTCCGAAATATTTAATGAGCTAAATAAATGTTACACTTTTTGTATGAATTTTTTCAGTCAAAAATTTATGTAACATCACGTGCTACTCTTGTTTAATGTATGTTCAAAAAATAGAACAACAAAATAATGTTTGAGTAAATGAGTGCACACCTATTTTGTTGCTTTAGGCCGCTTCAACAATGTCTTCTCTTCTCTCCCGTTTCAACAATGTACTTTCACTGCTTTATCATCTTCTTTAAACATGGTGGCCAGAAGACATGAATAGAACTCAGCCACCAGCTGTTGACGTAACTAGCAAGCTCAGTCAATGTAGATCTCATCATCGCATTCTTAATGTGACTTGAGCATCTCCCCACTTATCATTCTCATCTAAAAATTCACAAGCCATTTAACAGTGACATTCCTGGTGAGGTATTGATCATACCTTTTTTTTACTGTAACAGATCCAAAGGCTGATTTACTGTAACTCAATTTTTTGGAGCGGCTAGATACAAAAGTTCTCGCTTAAGCTATTGGGACTGAGTCGCATCATCTGGCTGGAGAAAACAAGATTGTGTCGGATTATAGTCAGACTCAGTATGCTCGCTTGGAAAGAACTAATCCCAGTTTGCTGAAAACCCTCTTCTTTTGGATCTCTTTTCAATCGAGCCACATCATCACCTTTatcagttttttctttgtttctttcagaACCTTAATCATCCTCGTTCCCCCCGTGTCAGTAACTATCAGGTTCCACTGTTGGTGGAACGGATCATGAATATCTAAGATTTCGACTTGGTTAAATTGGTTCAGCCTCTATGACAACAAATGAGATGCCCGTTTTGGTTTAAattgtactagattttgatccgcgcttcgaaagcgcggatattatttttcatttttataaaatatattatttgtttgtaattattgaatttatttattttaatatttatttttaataaattcaacACATAGAGTATCTctgataaactatgtatttctctagttttgttttattcgctctttaatcaacatatttatttggtttattgttaaaataaatgattatagactttgatctctgcacctccgcggatgtatatttttaaaaatatgatgatatttgtttttcatgtaattattagggtttggcaaaatgaatctgatgaacagaactgataccaatctgtaaatatagtaccaaatctaaacataaattgattaaatattcgaattattcaaaattttgttagttagagaaccgaatcggatccgaaccgaaatattcgtgtacctgaatttatctaaaaatagatttatatacttatatattaattgtttttatatttaacgtatataaaacatcaagaatgataattttaaattggtttaaaatacttgaaaatatatatagatagtcaaaaacaaatatctgaaatagttaaagtatactcaaatcaccaaaaatacttaaaataattattgattctgtatccaaaattttaaatcaacccaattgatatgttaagcttaggtattctgacatctgttatttaaatttataggtaatacattactttatttatagattttgagaaatttaaaatatatagtgatttaaaactttaaaaataatttaaataggttatccaaacccaaactaaacccgtaaagatccgaatcaaactcaaacaaaaatttagaaacatcttaataggactgaaatctttgacctcgaaaacccgaaacgcaaaccaatcagaaccaaacccgtatggatgtctgaaaacccatccttagtcattattatatatcatataatttcatcatataattaatcgtattttgtatgtaccatcatataagtaattatataattaatagtatttaatacgtatcatcatataaataattacatatattatattttaaaaacttaatatgaaatataaaaaccataatttgagttggtatttcaaattgggctttgtattgtattttttttatatatattgacaatattcttttataatggacttaatgacttaagcccattaatttttctgtttaatactactatctttgtttccaaacaaaattattatttttaaagactacaatccatatttccaaacacaccatttttttttaaaactcttatccaagtatccaaacacaccgaaattgtacttcagctttaataagatagatattcaCACTCGATGCCCGCTTTAGGTTtgaattatgtatttatatattaaaaaaagtttctggttttatataaatgaccagataaattaattaaaatatttttatgctgCCCTGAAAAAAATCGTTTCCATAAAGTCAATAATACAAATCGTCAACATCATTATTGTATGTCATCAATTTATCTAGGTCGGCACCGGACGTATCAAGAGATACATTCAGTCAAACTTTTGATTGTTCGTCGACCCACTCGTGGCCTCAATACCAAGCGTGAAGCGTCAACTCCCTTTTTCATCACCgccacatttttattttattctagaATCTGATGAGG is part of the Raphanus sativus cultivar WK10039 chromosome 5, ASM80110v3, whole genome shotgun sequence genome and harbors:
- the LOC108832081 gene encoding putative cysteine-rich repeat secretory protein 17, which gives rise to MMYSSSSVLKRLILINFLAIQLLLISGELPLNTTNAYLNHKCLVSQGKYKPGSEYERDVNTMIKMFYSGSYKGFYLLGFGAFSTILQCRADSYGTKCHDCFATALAVLRRKCPWYKGMIIWFDQCLLAFSSIDSLGKIDYDNNFCMSNAKKLGGDKLAFSRTLNTLMDNLTTLATTTKSKDNYTMFSAGETWYKGDRMYGMVQCTYDLTPRACKECLVINGLRFKDCLSDKRGARFVGGTCTFRFEFYPFISEPVRNI